A part of Aspergillus flavus chromosome 1, complete sequence genomic DNA contains:
- a CDS encoding uncharacterized protein (of unknown function-domain containing protein): MSDNETPKYRLKVTAGPSYDPSTHQLVPVNEDQTLRIENEHAITSLCVRIRDYTGYPDHSPKTSSYFNHPLHQSDQYSISFAIVFKQPVNANSLLFGNDFDRPIRDRLPPGFNAALRLVKWTIDPSLDGDAYADKPYLYGPAVASWNQFCIGEKIRKNDEVPGMHERVVEEGGEGSGLEVREQMGIPAGVNERRKYFQSEETRTGFEFEEGRAYWVDFGNPYLGFNDFSLHLPGITINVLPYINEDNHSLRYVLKNRDTDEVYLVVLFTLVLQGTDEEPLHKEETERMRKESKEQHEKNNGKLGRFEWEPEPSADDVE, encoded by the exons ATGTCAGATAACGAGACCCCTAAATACCGCTTAAAAGTGACCGCCGGACCCAGCTACGATCCCTCCACACATCAACTCGTCCCAGTCAATGAAGACCAAACCCTACGAATCGAAAATGAGCACGCAATCACGAGTCTCTGCGTCCGCATTCGAGATTACACAG GGTATCCGGACCACTCCCCAAAGACAAGCTCTTATTTCAACCACCCTCTCCACCAATCAGACCAATATTCCATCTCCTTCGCCATTGTCTTCAAACAGCCCGTCAACGCCAACTCCCTCCTCTTCGGTAACGACTTCGACCGTCCCATTCGCGACCGCTTGCCGCCCGGCTTCAACGCCGCTCTTCGTCTCGTCAAATGGACCATCGATCCGAGCCTAGACGGCGATGCGTACGCCGATAAACCGTATCTCTATGGTCCGGCCGTGGCTTCGTGGAACCAGTTCTGTATCGGGGAAAAGATCAGAAAGAACGACGAGGTGCCGGGGATGCATGAACGGGTCGTGGAAGAAGGGGGTGAAGGGTCCGGACTGGAGGTCAGAGAGCAAATGGGGATTCCGGCGGGTGTGAATGAACGGAGAAAGTATTTCCAGTCTGAAGAAACTAGGACGGGATTCGAGTTTGAGGAAGGCAGGGCTTACTGGGTAGATTTTGGGAACCCTTACTTAGGGTTTAATG ATTTCTCGCTTCACCTTCCTGGGATTACTATCAATGTTCTTCCATACATTAATGAGGATAATCATTCGCTGCGGTATGTGTTGAAGAATCGGGACACCGATGAGGTTTACCTTGTCGTGCTCTTTACGCTTGTTTTGCAGGGAACGGATGAGGAGCCGTTGCATAAGGAGGAGACGGAGAGAatgaggaaggagagtaAGGAGCAGCATGAGAAGAATAACGGGAAGCTGGGAAGGTTTGAATGGGAGCCTGAGCCATCGGCTGATGATGTGGAGTAG
- a CDS encoding isocitrate dehydrogenase LysB (homoisocitrate dehydrogenase) produces MTFSLRLRLSVDRTFSHLSITPKICTMAAARTLRIGLIPGDGIGREVIPAGRKVLESLPASLNLNFSFVNLDAGFDTFKQTGTALPDKTVETLKKECDGALFGAVSSPSTKVAGYSSPIVALRKKLDLYANVRPVKSTIGGGRNPVDLVIVRENTEDLYVKEEQTKDTPNGKVAEAIKRISENASFRISSIAGEIALRRQKIRDAASTTGLRTKPMVTITHKSNVLSQTDGLFRETARKALAAERFSSVEVEEQIVDSMVYKLFRQPEYYDVIVAPNLYGDILSDGAAALVGSLGLVPSANVGDGFAIGEPCHGSAPDIEGQGIANPIATLRSAALMLEFLGEEGAAAKIYTAVDANLDEGKYLSPDMGGKASTQEVLDDVLKRL; encoded by the exons ATGACCTTCTCACTCCGATTACGGCTCTCCGTTGACCGGACGTTTTCTCATCTCAGTATCACCCCCAAAATTTGCACCATGGCTGCCGCTAGGACGCTTCGCATAG GTCTCATCCCCGGTGACGGTATCGGCCGGGAGGTCATTCCG GCCGGTAGGAAAGTGTTGGAATCTCTCCCAGCTTCTCTCAACCTCAATTTCAGCTTCGTCAACCTGGATGCTGGTTTCGATACCTTCAAGCAGACCGGCACTGCCCTGCCCGACAAGACTGTCGAGAccttgaagaaggaatgTGATGGTGCTTTGTTTGGAGCTGTCAG CTCCCCGAGCACCAAGGTCGCCGGCTACTCGTCCCCTATTGTCGCTCTCCGCAAGAAGTTGGACCTCTATGCCAACGTCCGTCCAGTCAAGTCTACCATTGGCGGTGGACGGAACCCCGTCGATCTGGTCATCGTCCGCGAGAACACCGAGGACTTGTACgtgaaggaggagcagaCCAAGGACACCCCCAACGGTAAGGTTGCGGAGGCTATCAAACGGATCTCCGAGAATGCCTCATTCCGGATCTCCTCCATTGCAGGAGAGATCGCCCTGCGCCGGCAGAAGATCCGCGACGCGGCTTCCACTACGGGCCTGCGCACGAAGCCCATGGTGACCATCACCCACAAGTCCAACGTGCTGTCGCAAACCGACGGCCTCTTCCGTGAGACTGCCCGCAAGGCTCTTGCTGCCGAGCGCTTTTCCTCcgtggaggtggaggagcaGATTGTCGACTCGATGGTGTACAAGCTTTTCCGCCAGCCTGAGTACTACGACGTCATTGTTGCCCCTAATCTCTACGGTGATATCCTGTCCGACGGTGCCGCTGCCCTGGTCGGTAGCTTGGGTCTTGTCCCCAGCGCCAACGTTGGTGACGGCTTTGCCATTGGTGAGCCCTGCCACGGTAGTGCGCCTGACATTGAGGGTCAGGGCATTGCCAACCCTATCGCCACCCTGCGTAGTGCAGCCCTGATGCTGGAGTTCTTGGGCGAGGAAGGTGCTGCCGCCAAGATCTACACCGCCGTTGATGCCAACTTGGACGAGGGCAAGTACCTCTCCCCTGACATGGGTGGAAAGGCTTCGACCCAGGAGGTCCTTGACGACGTTCTGAAGAGGCTGTAA
- a CDS encoding mucin-7 precursor: protein MPDTGAHPGVRSLLARFENNNSSNQNTTSPPSRGRSPVGSEHSGSRPLSKVRASFIAVDGATQSGAVAGLRSASSRSDSPAAPPSRVRSFNSDDLNAPLKSPLSSPTSNGLDNEQTLSETRPGGMVETVITQVTSPEKGAKPQAKEAASPRKGSDSTSAVSAAPSPKKTQTVTKRPSTIQVDKVTPNQSASKSTSTTLKSAAHPRTPTSPAKPDHVKASKPARSPRPPATRDSPKGPTTKPSRSSLNTTTKTATRPVRSSMPARDATKLTATSATRTNQPEPRPPTKSARLPASATTTTLSSAARGGATGTTTGSLSRKPSSLKNATSGTHRTTTASSVRKQTSQPSLQRQPAHERPHSRVSNTSSKVVDEGFLARMMRPTASSASKAHEKVEVKSPPRSSRVTRAPVRPVASKTEAHKSRPTKEKSVARKPQENPQPVSTEKEEPQAKAVDPKEDTAHVNVIEPHAKVADEPVQAVVDSSVDIVEKERATEKRLEDLPVEPSMASESAPTLAAPSIQEPTISADEAVDSQSVEPSELSNTEETKEQTGVEPLAATAEEKPAENVAETEAKADDIDVDVGKLSLN from the exons ATGCCGGATACGGGCGCTCACCCGGGTGTGAGAAGCTTGCTCGCCAGGTTcgaaaacaacaacagcagcaaccagAATACCACGTCCCCACCCTCCCGCGGTCGATCTCCCGTCGGTTCTGAGCACTCGGGTTCTAGGCCTCTGTCAAAAGTGCGTGCGAGCTTCATAGCTGTTGATGGAGCCACCCAATCTGGCGCCGTTGCTGGGTTGAGAAGTGCAAGTAGCCGTAGTGACAGCCCAGCTGCTCCCCCGTCGAGGGTGAGGAGCTTCAATTCAGATGACCTGAACGCCCCCTTGAAAAGTCCCTTGTCGTCCCCAACCAGCAATGGTTTAGATAACGAGCAAACCTTGAGCGAGACCAGGCCAGGCGGCATGGTGGAAACAGTGATCACACAAGTGACCTCGCCCGAAAAGGGTGCAAAGCCCCAGGCCAAGGAAGCAGCGTCCCCTCGTAAGGGAAGCGACTCCACCTCGGCCGTTTCCGCTGCGCCATCCCCGAAGAAGACCCAGACAGTTACCAAGCGGCCATCCACCATCCAGGTGGATAAAGTTACACCCAACCAATCTGCGTCCAAGTCAACGTCTACGACCCTGAAGTCTGCCGCACATCCGCGGACTCCAACATCTCCTGCCAAACCCGACCATGTCAAGGCTTCTAAGCCGGCACGCTCCCCCAGACCTCCTGCTACCAGGGACTCACCCAAAGGTCCAACTACCAAGCCAAGCCGTTCATCTTTGAACACGACAACCAAGACCGCTACACGACCTGTCCGCTCTTCCATGCCGGCACGCGACGCAACCAAGTTGACAGCGACGAGTGCAACCCGCACCAACCAGCCGGAACCAAGACCGCCAACCAAGTCGGCTCGTCTGCCAGCTTCGGCAACTACAACAACTCTGTCATCGGCCGCTAGAGGAGGAGCTACTGGAACAACTACCGGTAGCCTATCCCGGAAGCCGTCAAGTCTAAAGAATGCGACGAGTGGAACCCACCGCACGACTACGGCTTCCAGCGTTCGCAAGCAGACATCCCAACCTTCTCTCCAACGTCAACCAGCACATGAGCGCCCGCATTCCCGAGTGAGCAACACTAGTTCTAAGGTGGTTGACGAGGGATTTCTGGCTAGGATGATGCGCCCCACCGCTAGTTCTGCTAGCAAAGCTCATGAGAAGGTTGAAGTGAAGAGCCCACCCCGGTCTTCCCGGGTGACTCGGGCTCCGGTAAGACCAGTTGCTTCCAAGACGGAGGCCCACAAATCGCGCccaacgaaggagaagagtGTGGCCAGAAAGCCACAGGAGAACCCGCAGCCAGTGTCtaccgagaaagaagaaccacAGGCAAAGGCAGTTGATCCTAAGGAGGATACTGCACATGTGAATGTTATTGAGCCTCACGCCAAGGTTGCGGACGAGCCTGTTCAAGCGGTTGTTGACTCGTCAGTTGATATAGTCGAGAAGGAACGCGCAACTGAGAAGCGGTTGGAGGATTTGCCCGTCGAGCCCTCGATGGCTTCTGAAAGCGCACCA ACTCTTGCCGCTCCATCAATCCAAGAGCCCACCATCTCTGCCGACGAGGCGGTCGATTCCCAGAGCGTTGAGCCCTCTGAGCTTTCTAACACTGAAGAGACCAAGGAACAGACTGGTGTTGAGCCTCTAGCCGCCACTGCTGAAGAGAAGCCAGCTGAGAACGTTGCTGAGACAGAGGCCAAGGCAGACGACATTGATGTCGACGTCGGCAAACTCTCTCTCAACTGA